The following proteins come from a genomic window of Flavobacteriaceae bacterium MAR_2010_188:
- a CDS encoding hemoglobin/transferrin/lactoferrin receptor protein, protein MRFILMLSLSVLFSITAWSQTVRVLDQSSQEPISGVTVYNKDKSKFQSTDLDGEVSLDAFSNDELIYFQSSLTGISSIRKSQIISEGNIVYLKEKIEYLNEVVISASKFEQNRKEIPQKIVNVTAEDIKFMNPQTSADLLEATGNVYIQKSQLGGGSPIIRGFSTNRLLITVDGVRMNNAIFRGGNLQNVISIDPFTIQTTEVTLGAGSIVYGSDAIGGVMSFYTKKPMLSYKDSLYVRAGGSARYATANNEKTINAQFNIGLKKWAFLTNLTYSDFDDLRMGKHGPVDYLRPEYVVTENGMDKIVQNDDPLIQVPTGYDQINLMQKARYEAGTDLSMDFGLYYSTTSDYARYDRLIRYNGDNLWSAEWYYGPQSWFMGNYNITKLSSSSTLYDKFQGTLAYQNFQESRVDRNFQSEIRNKRDEAVNAYSVNLDFEKFLSEKFELFYGAEYVFNKILSNGSEENIMTNVEVPAVSRYPDGSDWQSIAAYTSVKFKPSDGLVLQSGVRYNHIVSHSDFTENNQYLNLPFNEAEINSGALTGTLGLTYNPNETVQFKANASTAFRAPNIDDIGKVFDSEPGSVVVPNSNLKPEYAYGGDLDLRLDFNKKFIFDSAIFYTYLDNALIRRDFSIDGQTQIEYDGELSNVQAVQNAASANVYGLELLARYNFTDQFHIVSKYNFIRGTENENGEKLPVRHVAPDFGNTHIVWEKDKLKMDAYAQYNAEFTNEELAPSEREKDFIYALDENGNPYSPSWITFNLRTKYQFSDRFSMFLTLENITDQRYKTYSSGIASAGRNFIVSLNYSL, encoded by the coding sequence ATGAGGTTTATTTTAATGCTGAGTTTAAGCGTATTATTTTCTATAACCGCTTGGTCTCAGACGGTCAGAGTTTTAGACCAATCTTCTCAAGAGCCCATTTCTGGGGTGACGGTATACAATAAGGACAAATCGAAATTTCAATCAACTGATTTAGACGGGGAGGTTTCTTTAGATGCGTTTTCTAATGATGAATTGATATACTTTCAAAGTTCGCTCACCGGTATTAGTTCTATTAGGAAATCTCAAATTATATCCGAGGGCAATATCGTTTATTTAAAGGAAAAAATTGAGTATCTGAATGAAGTCGTTATTTCAGCTTCCAAATTTGAACAGAATAGAAAAGAGATTCCACAGAAGATAGTAAATGTTACGGCAGAAGACATAAAATTTATGAATCCACAGACGAGTGCCGACTTATTGGAAGCGACCGGAAATGTCTATATCCAGAAAAGTCAATTAGGGGGTGGAAGTCCGATAATAAGAGGTTTTTCTACCAATAGATTATTAATAACCGTGGATGGGGTCCGGATGAACAACGCCATCTTCCGGGGTGGAAATCTGCAAAATGTAATTTCGATCGATCCTTTTACCATCCAGACTACCGAAGTTACCCTGGGAGCTGGATCCATTGTTTATGGTAGTGATGCTATAGGTGGTGTAATGAGCTTCTATACAAAAAAACCTATGTTGTCCTATAAAGATTCTTTGTATGTCAGGGCTGGTGGGTCCGCAAGATATGCCACCGCAAATAATGAAAAAACCATTAACGCACAATTTAATATCGGTCTTAAGAAATGGGCCTTTTTAACGAATCTTACCTATTCGGATTTTGATGACCTAAGAATGGGAAAACATGGACCAGTTGACTATTTGAGACCAGAATATGTCGTAACCGAAAATGGAATGGACAAGATAGTTCAAAATGATGATCCCCTTATTCAGGTTCCAACTGGGTATGACCAGATTAACCTAATGCAAAAAGCTCGTTATGAGGCAGGTACTGACCTCAGCATGGATTTTGGTTTGTACTATTCTACGACTTCTGATTATGCCAGGTACGACCGTTTAATCCGCTACAATGGAGATAACCTTTGGTCGGCAGAATGGTATTATGGTCCTCAAAGTTGGTTTATGGGTAATTACAATATCACTAAACTAAGCAGCTCTTCCACACTATATGACAAATTTCAAGGAACTCTGGCATACCAGAATTTTCAGGAAAGTAGGGTGGACCGTAATTTTCAATCAGAAATTAGAAATAAAAGGGACGAAGCTGTAAATGCTTATTCCGTAAATCTTGATTTCGAAAAGTTTTTAAGTGAAAAATTTGAACTTTTTTATGGGGCGGAGTATGTTTTCAATAAAATCTTATCCAATGGCTCCGAAGAAAACATAATGACGAATGTGGAAGTCCCTGCGGTATCCCGATATCCGGACGGTTCTGACTGGCAATCGATTGCTGCATACACAAGCGTTAAATTCAAACCTTCCGACGGCTTAGTTCTTCAGTCCGGTGTAAGATATAATCACATCGTTTCACATTCTGATTTTACGGAAAACAACCAGTATCTAAATCTTCCTTTTAACGAGGCCGAAATAAATTCGGGGGCTTTGACCGGAACTCTGGGATTAACCTACAATCCCAATGAAACTGTACAATTTAAAGCGAACGCCTCTACTGCATTTAGAGCTCCAAATATAGATGATATCGGAAAGGTTTTTGATTCTGAACCCGGATCGGTCGTGGTGCCAAACTCAAATTTAAAACCTGAATATGCTTATGGTGGGGATTTAGATCTTAGGTTAGACTTTAATAAGAAGTTTATTTTTGACTCTGCCATTTTCTATACCTATTTGGATAATGCTCTTATCAGAAGGGATTTTTCAATTGATGGTCAAACGCAGATTGAATACGATGGAGAACTGAGCAACGTACAGGCAGTGCAAAATGCAGCAAGTGCAAATGTTTATGGACTTGAACTATTGGCTCGCTATAATTTCACCGATCAATTCCATATCGTTTCTAAATACAATTTCATCCGTGGGACGGAAAATGAGAATGGAGAAAAGCTGCCGGTAAGACATGTAGCCCCAGACTTTGGAAATACACATATAGTTTGGGAAAAGGATAAACTTAAGATGGATGCTTATGCACAATATAATGCTGAGTTTACAAACGAAGAATTAGCTCCATCCGAAAGGGAAAAAGATTTTATATATGCCTTGGATGAAAATGGGAATCCATATTCACCGTCCTGGATAACGTTCAACCTCCGGACCAAATATCAGTTTAGTGATAGGTTTTCTATGTTCTTAACTTTGGAAAATATTACAGATCAACGCTATAAGACGTATTCATCGGGTATCGCTTCGGCCGGGAGAAATTTTATTGTTTCATTAAACTACTCACTGTAA
- a CDS encoding Cupin-like domain-containing protein translates to MLELNLKDIPRISSITKEEFIANYYKPQLPVVVENLSSNWSANSTWNFDYFKEIAGEKIVPLYDDRPVSHKDGFNQPHAKMKMNAYIDLLKKEPTKYRIFLWNLMKEVPQLQNEFEYPDLGIKFMKGLPMLFFGGRDSHTFMHFDIDLANIFHYHFEGIKKCILFDQKQNKHLYKIPHSLIVREDIDFNQPDFEKWPALKNANGFITELKHGDMLYMPEGYWHYMKYLTPGFSMSLRSIAKNPKNLAKAIYNIAIMRYFDNFMRRIKGQKWIDWKNEQAIFRTDAFYNAQ, encoded by the coding sequence TTGTTGGAGCTGAATCTAAAGGACATTCCTCGTATATCTTCTATTACAAAAGAGGAATTTATAGCAAATTACTATAAACCTCAATTGCCAGTAGTGGTGGAAAATCTTTCGAGCAATTGGTCAGCCAACTCCACCTGGAATTTTGATTACTTCAAGGAAATTGCCGGCGAAAAAATAGTTCCGCTTTATGATGATAGGCCAGTAAGCCACAAGGATGGTTTTAATCAGCCTCACGCAAAGATGAAGATGAACGCTTATATCGATCTTCTTAAAAAAGAACCAACTAAATACCGCATTTTTCTTTGGAATCTTATGAAGGAAGTACCTCAGCTTCAAAATGAGTTTGAGTATCCTGATTTGGGAATTAAATTCATGAAAGGTCTGCCAATGCTATTCTTCGGTGGTCGCGATTCTCATACCTTTATGCATTTTGATATCGATTTAGCCAACATATTTCATTATCATTTTGAAGGTATCAAAAAATGCATCTTATTTGATCAAAAACAGAATAAGCATCTTTATAAAATTCCACACTCTTTAATCGTAAGAGAAGATATAGATTTTAATCAACCTGATTTCGAAAAGTGGCCGGCCCTTAAAAATGCTAATGGCTTTATCACAGAACTTAAACACGGCGATATGTTATATATGCCAGAAGGTTATTGGCATTATATGAAGTATTTAACGCCAGGCTTTTCGATGAGCCTTCGTTCTATCGCCAAAAATCCTAAAAATCTTGCCAAGGCCATTTATAATATCGCAATCATGAGATATTTTGACAATTTTATGCGAAGGATAAAAGGCCAAAAATGGATCGATTGGAAAAATGAACAAGCAATTTTTAGGACAGACGCATTCTATAATGCTCAATAA
- a CDS encoding Lamin Tail Domain, with the protein MDNRFSLTLLAFIFSAMSSFGQGSESFTNLNASGSTYQSSSFIGDNGLVWNYQEARSITLDFNIVGKSIGLSQGLNTTSKVSVNSGSKGVGRVSYKIRSYFTGGMAADRKIEIYVNGILFDSYTLAGMNTIFERSFTTNVPGNVLIEFKSIGSKQISLDDISWTEYTPTPTITIDKTSISDFNYGEGYGPSSNKSFSISGKELVGDITLTSPAAFEISLNETSGFTEGLSMSPVDGIVSSTPIYVRLKAGLTYGTYNGNLSASSNAAATKTVVLNGSVYIPPANVVLTEIMYDTSGPDDEWIEICNISGTTQNLSLHKIVVGGINLFTFPLNSVILNGQCITVALGDNLSPPFNADCSFVPDYGTPSTTNNLPNSTKTIEIVASYSSTIVDSVTYSTGNGGDGNGASLHVINAYQGNSMTSFNWMEVPNGGSPGINSLISPCSYPEIQLKNSSGNLQACGNFTINFDRQALGYSTDRSFEIKNEGTIALDISSLVTTGDFSIVSPNFPLSLAPGYTQIISLRFIPTSLGAQTSELSIISNDEDEGNCKILLKGIGYTPIPEIDVERNTMASISSSSPANTGNNTLFASTTIGTTTSPKTYYIRNEGTANLNVSSLISSNPVEFRILPNSAPILLAPNESMMFEIDFTPNGKGTRTATITIANDDSDENPYIIYVKGTGVCAAANLNFLPSTGPIGTIVTVTGSNYGAATTASLNGINTSITVISNTKIEVTIPVGATTGNIIINDNNGCESSKRFTVIDLKATSCEGDNGLRPKDLFISEVTDKGTGSHSYIEIYNGTGASINLAPYKVAIHNNGNPVATSTISLSGTIANKGVVVVAVGGTNRYDPEGGYTAQFFSSSFGISDDDHIRLTKSGVWVDLWGEISGDPFTIASKDYTYRRKGNGVYAPSTTWNNSDWTALNPVDYTDIGKHDFSIGIPPIIETNPSGPSSDCEIVDTIFVEGQEGFAGGQPITYKWFYNAPGEAGWTEISLNDPNFTGQGTAELNIVDLGSMNGYQFFSQIQESSEYCYGSSTAIRMKVNKTKWNGWSWSDGAPHFGSTAIIEGDYNTSINGNLSACKLSILNGAVLTITNQNYVEVINNITVNSSDAIKPSTINVKTAGNFIQINNLALVNVLGTGKITVEKETSPMDKWYEYTYWSSPVRNETIDNALSLAGSSRRFYFNAANYLDSLAETNNNNQYVEGQDGVDDNGNDWMFAGGMIMQPGVGYASTNSPASFSASSGAQTFLYEFSGAFNNGIINVPIYRNDNELRDTNWNLIGNPYPSPISVDKFIEENTSLDGAIYIWSQGTEPSFTNNGNELLNFSQDDYAIINGSGETAGGDGIKPNRFIPSGQGFFVSYSNEGAVLDYNEGIKTGKVVFANSMRTKGIADNNQFFRTRNNTEHNKLWLNLTSEEGLFSQMLIAYVEGATDDFDGSYYDAPKNLAIKSFGTIYSIIEDDDAKYVIQGKAASSLVNDESVDIGYSLAMDTNSIFEISIPEYQGNLLEELDIILQDTHRLIEHDLKNGPYRFTSDKGEINDRFKIIFKEAKLKIENVNESFSKLKVIELKDGQLQFTNESHKIESIVISDLSGRTIYQLKGNSTSETYNLPRLLPSAYIAKVRLSNGESVIKKIIKKI; encoded by the coding sequence ATGGATAATAGATTTTCCCTCACTCTATTAGCATTTATATTCTCTGCTATGTCCAGTTTCGGACAGGGTAGCGAATCATTTACAAATTTAAACGCTTCTGGTTCAACTTATCAAAGTAGTTCATTTATCGGTGATAACGGCTTAGTCTGGAATTATCAAGAAGCAAGGAGCATCACTTTAGATTTTAATATTGTCGGTAAATCAATCGGGCTTAGTCAAGGCCTTAATACTACAAGTAAAGTAAGCGTTAATTCCGGCAGCAAAGGTGTCGGTAGAGTTTCTTATAAAATCCGTTCTTATTTTACTGGGGGAATGGCGGCGGACCGCAAAATTGAGATTTACGTAAATGGCATTTTATTCGACTCCTATACTCTAGCAGGGATGAATACAATTTTCGAAAGGTCCTTTACTACAAATGTCCCCGGAAATGTTTTAATTGAGTTTAAGTCAATAGGCAGCAAGCAGATTTCCTTAGATGACATTTCCTGGACAGAGTATACGCCAACACCTACAATTACCATCGACAAAACCTCGATTTCAGATTTTAATTATGGAGAAGGCTACGGTCCGTCATCCAACAAGTCTTTTTCAATTTCAGGGAAGGAATTAGTAGGAGACATAACCTTAACTAGTCCCGCAGCATTTGAAATTTCTCTAAATGAAACATCTGGATTTACGGAAGGGTTATCTATGAGTCCCGTAGACGGCATCGTTTCTTCAACCCCTATTTACGTTCGCCTAAAAGCAGGTCTGACCTATGGAACCTATAATGGGAATTTATCCGCTAGTAGCAATGCCGCTGCCACAAAGACCGTGGTTCTTAATGGAAGCGTTTACATTCCTCCGGCAAATGTGGTACTAACCGAAATTATGTACGACACTTCTGGTCCGGACGACGAATGGATAGAAATCTGCAACATTTCTGGGACCACACAAAACCTAAGTTTGCATAAAATAGTGGTTGGAGGTATTAACTTATTTACCTTCCCGTTAAACAGTGTTATCTTAAATGGACAATGTATCACCGTCGCCCTTGGCGATAATCTCTCTCCTCCTTTTAATGCTGATTGTAGTTTTGTCCCCGATTATGGCACCCCAAGCACCACGAATAATCTTCCCAATTCGACGAAGACAATAGAAATAGTGGCATCCTACAGTTCGACCATTGTAGATTCCGTGACCTATTCTACCGGAAATGGCGGTGACGGAAATGGCGCTTCATTGCACGTTATAAATGCATATCAAGGAAACTCGATGACCTCTTTTAACTGGATGGAAGTCCCTAATGGCGGTTCCCCCGGAATTAATTCACTTATATCTCCATGTTCATACCCCGAAATTCAGCTTAAGAATAGTTCCGGCAATCTTCAAGCCTGTGGAAATTTTACCATAAATTTTGATAGACAAGCTTTGGGTTATTCAACAGATAGGTCCTTTGAAATTAAAAATGAAGGGACTATCGCCCTAGATATTTCTTCATTAGTAACTACAGGCGATTTCAGCATAGTATCACCAAATTTTCCGTTAAGTCTAGCTCCAGGCTACACCCAGATTATAAGCTTAAGATTTATTCCAACGTCATTAGGGGCGCAAACATCAGAACTATCAATTATTAGCAATGATGAGGATGAAGGAAATTGTAAAATACTATTGAAAGGCATCGGTTATACTCCTATTCCAGAGATAGATGTAGAAAGAAACACTATGGCTTCTATAAGCAGCAGTAGTCCAGCCAACACCGGTAACAACACTTTGTTTGCTTCAACTACAATTGGGACCACAACTTCTCCCAAAACCTATTATATCCGGAATGAAGGAACGGCCAACTTAAATGTTAGCAGCCTCATTTCTTCAAATCCAGTAGAGTTTAGAATACTACCAAATAGCGCACCGATTCTACTGGCGCCTAATGAATCTATGATGTTCGAAATAGATTTCACCCCAAATGGCAAAGGAACTCGTACGGCAACAATTACTATAGCTAACGATGATTCGGACGAGAATCCCTATATCATTTATGTAAAAGGAACTGGAGTTTGTGCTGCAGCGAATCTCAACTTTTTACCTTCTACAGGCCCTATTGGTACTATCGTAACGGTAACAGGTTCTAATTATGGCGCAGCAACAACCGCATCTTTAAATGGAATCAATACTAGTATAACAGTAATTTCTAACACAAAAATTGAAGTAACCATTCCGGTAGGCGCAACCACCGGTAATATTATTATCAATGACAATAACGGTTGCGAAAGTTCAAAGCGTTTTACGGTTATTGATTTAAAAGCTACCTCTTGCGAAGGAGATAATGGTCTTAGACCAAAAGATCTTTTTATCAGTGAGGTGACCGATAAAGGAACCGGTTCTCATTCTTATATCGAAATCTATAACGGAACTGGAGCGTCAATTAATCTAGCTCCGTATAAAGTAGCCATTCACAATAACGGAAATCCCGTTGCTACCAGCACTATTTCCTTATCAGGAACCATAGCCAACAAAGGAGTTGTGGTAGTTGCAGTCGGCGGCACTAATCGCTATGACCCTGAAGGTGGCTATACCGCTCAATTTTTTAGTTCGTCTTTCGGAATCAGCGATGATGACCATATTCGTTTAACCAAATCTGGAGTCTGGGTAGACCTTTGGGGAGAAATTTCTGGAGACCCTTTTACTATTGCTTCTAAAGATTACACTTACAGGAGAAAAGGAAATGGTGTTTATGCTCCTAGTACCACTTGGAACAACAGTGACTGGACCGCCTTAAATCCTGTTGATTATACCGACATTGGAAAACATGATTTTTCAATAGGGATTCCACCTATTATTGAAACTAACCCAAGTGGCCCTTCGTCAGATTGTGAGATTGTGGATACCATTTTTGTTGAAGGTCAAGAAGGTTTTGCTGGAGGCCAACCGATTACTTATAAATGGTTTTACAATGCGCCTGGTGAAGCAGGCTGGACTGAAATATCATTAAACGATCCTAATTTTACCGGTCAAGGTACCGCAGAACTTAATATTGTGGATTTAGGTAGCATGAATGGCTATCAGTTTTTCTCCCAAATCCAAGAAAGCAGCGAATATTGTTATGGCTCTTCAACAGCAATAAGAATGAAAGTAAATAAAACCAAATGGAACGGCTGGAGTTGGAGTGACGGCGCACCCCATTTTGGTTCAACAGCGATTATTGAAGGAGATTATAATACTTCGATTAATGGGAATTTAAGCGCTTGTAAACTTTCTATTCTTAATGGTGCAGTGCTCACAATCACAAATCAAAATTACGTTGAAGTCATCAATAATATTACTGTTAATAGCAGTGATGCGATTAAACCTTCTACAATTAATGTAAAAACTGCAGGTAATTTTATCCAGATTAATAATCTGGCCTTGGTAAATGTTCTGGGCACCGGCAAAATTACTGTTGAAAAAGAAACTTCCCCGATGGATAAATGGTATGAATATACTTATTGGAGTTCACCCGTAAGAAATGAAACCATTGATAATGCACTTTCATTGGCCGGAAGCAGCAGACGATTTTATTTTAATGCTGCAAATTATCTCGACTCTTTGGCAGAAACCAACAATAATAACCAATATGTTGAAGGTCAAGATGGAGTGGATGACAACGGAAATGATTGGATGTTTGCCGGTGGAATGATAATGCAACCAGGTGTGGGTTATGCCTCCACAAACAGTCCTGCATCGTTTTCAGCTAGTAGTGGGGCGCAGACATTTCTATATGAGTTTTCCGGAGCTTTTAATAATGGAATCATCAATGTACCTATTTATAGAAATGACAACGAGCTCAGAGACACCAACTGGAATTTAATAGGAAATCCTTATCCTTCGCCAATTAGCGTAGATAAGTTTATAGAAGAAAATACAAGCTTGGATGGCGCAATCTATATATGGTCCCAAGGGACAGAACCTTCTTTTACCAACAACGGCAATGAACTGCTAAACTTTAGTCAGGACGATTACGCAATCATAAACGGTTCTGGTGAAACTGCGGGTGGTGATGGTATTAAACCAAATAGATTTATTCCGTCAGGGCAAGGATTTTTCGTTTCCTATTCTAATGAAGGAGCCGTGTTAGATTATAATGAAGGCATAAAGACGGGTAAAGTAGTATTCGCAAACAGCATGAGAACAAAAGGAATTGCAGACAACAACCAGTTCTTTAGAACGAGAAACAATACAGAACACAATAAATTATGGCTAAACTTAACTTCTGAAGAAGGTTTGTTTAGCCAAATGCTAATCGCATATGTCGAGGGAGCTACCGATGATTTTGACGGGTCATATTATGATGCTCCTAAAAATCTTGCAATAAAATCATTTGGAACCATATATTCTATCATAGAGGATGATGATGCTAAATATGTGATCCAGGGTAAAGCTGCGAGTAGCTTGGTCAATGACGAAAGTGTTGATATAGGTTATTCGCTAGCCATGGATACCAATAGCATTTTCGAGATTTCAATTCCGGAATATCAAGGTAATTTATTAGAAGAACTAGATATTATTCTACAAGATACACATCGTTTAATTGAGCATGATTTAAAAAATGGCCCCTACCGATTTACCAGTGATAAGGGCGAAATTAACGACCGTTTTAAAATAATCTTCAAGGAAGCCAAATTGAAAATTGAAAATGTCAATGAATCATTTTCAAAATTAAAAGTGATTGAACTTAAGGATGGTCAACTTCAATTTACGAACGAATCACACAAAATCGAATCGATAGTTATTTCTGATTTATCTGGTCGTACGATTTATCAGCTCAAAGGAAATTCTACCTCAGAGACATATAATCTCCCTCGGTTGTTACCAAGTGCCTACATCGCAAAAGTCAGGTTGAGCAACGGAGAATCCGTAATCAAAAAGATTATAAAGAAAATTTAA
- a CDS encoding regulatory protein, with the protein MDSHKYYTLKEAIQKAESYCAYQERCHKEVRQKLFNMKVSSDKIDSVLVHLISHNFLNEERFAETYVRGKFNIKKWGRVRLTAELRRRDISKFIITKALSQISESSYLSTFHELAEKKAESIGEASPIKKKRKLADYLLYRGWESHLVFDKVNDLIGK; encoded by the coding sequence ATGGATTCACATAAATATTACACGCTGAAAGAGGCAATCCAAAAGGCAGAAAGTTATTGCGCATATCAAGAGCGTTGTCATAAGGAAGTGCGCCAAAAATTATTTAATATGAAAGTGAGCTCCGATAAGATTGACAGCGTCTTAGTACATCTGATATCGCACAATTTTTTGAACGAAGAACGCTTCGCAGAGACTTATGTAAGAGGAAAATTCAATATTAAAAAATGGGGAAGAGTAAGGCTTACGGCAGAATTGAGACGTAGAGACATTTCAAAATTTATTATTACTAAAGCTCTGTCCCAAATAAGCGAGAGCAGTTATCTCAGTACTTTTCATGAGTTGGCTGAAAAGAAAGCAGAATCAATAGGAGAAGCTTCTCCTATAAAAAAGAAACGCAAACTTGCTGATTACCTGCTATACCGCGGATGGGAATCCCATTTGGTATTTGATAAGGTAAATGATTTAATCGGAAAATAA
- a CDS encoding DNA replication and repair protein RecO — protein MQNRTKAIVLSKLKYQDHDLIVKCFTLNDGPVSYLLRGVLKSSRGSKKVAYFQPLSQISIDQSFRANQNLRNIKEVKPTVIYQTLHTDVIKGSIVMFVSEILHSVLKEEEPNEDLFEFLETSFQLLDIEENFANFHLMFLLKLTKYLGFYPDTNNGTHNYFNLENGRFENQEKAYYSISGKNLEILKTLLGTNFEAFPEIQLSASQRQSFLTMLLLYFELHLGNFKKPRSLQVFNQIFKK, from the coding sequence ATGCAAAATAGAACGAAGGCAATTGTACTCTCAAAGCTGAAATATCAAGATCACGACCTTATTGTTAAATGCTTCACCTTAAACGATGGCCCGGTTAGCTATCTACTGCGAGGGGTTTTAAAATCTTCTAGAGGCAGCAAGAAAGTTGCCTATTTTCAACCTCTATCACAAATATCCATTGATCAGTCCTTTAGGGCCAATCAAAATCTTAGAAACATTAAGGAAGTAAAGCCTACTGTGATTTATCAGACTTTGCATACGGATGTTATAAAAGGTTCCATTGTGATGTTTGTATCAGAAATATTGCATTCTGTTCTTAAAGAAGAGGAACCAAATGAAGATCTGTTTGAATTTTTGGAAACATCCTTTCAGCTTCTTGATATAGAAGAAAATTTCGCGAATTTTCATCTTATGTTTTTGTTGAAATTGACCAAGTATCTGGGTTTTTACCCAGACACTAATAACGGGACCCATAACTATTTCAACCTTGAAAATGGAAGGTTTGAAAATCAAGAAAAAGCGTACTACTCAATTTCAGGTAAGAATTTAGAAATTTTGAAAACCTTGTTAGGCACAAATTTTGAGGCCTTCCCAGAAATTCAGCTCAGCGCTTCACAAAGGCAGTCTTTTTTAACAATGCTATTGCTGTATTTTGAATTACATTTGGGGAATTTTAAAAAACCAAGGTCCCTTCAGGTCTTTAATCAAATTTTTAAAAAGTAA